The following are encoded in a window of Pirellulales bacterium genomic DNA:
- the flgM gene encoding flagellar biosynthesis anti-sigma factor FlgM, which translates to MQIYGPNYIHGPQAIRAPHTTSPAAAPRAAAATQGADQVEISQAAQLASKLSEIPDIRHERVQSLRAAIADGSYETGDKLDGALERLLDEIG; encoded by the coding sequence ATGCAAATCTACGGACCTAATTACATTCACGGCCCTCAAGCGATCCGCGCCCCGCACACCACCTCGCCGGCCGCCGCGCCCCGCGCCGCTGCGGCCACGCAAGGCGCCGACCAGGTCGAAATCTCGCAGGCCGCGCAATTGGCCAGCAAGCTCAGCGAGATCCCTGATATCCGCCACGAGCGCGTGCAGTCGCTGCGCGCCGCCATCGCCGATGGCTCCTACGAGACGGGCGACAAGCTCGATGGCGCGCTCGAGCGCCTGCTCGACGAGATCGGCTGA
- a CDS encoding class I SAM-dependent methyltransferase, with translation MAVSSTFDRDYFAANYANYQRQNPARKLAFYRHLIEPAATCDRPAKLLEIGCAFGGFLASLDDRWRCWGLDVSDYAIEQARLAAPTATLAVASGARIPFAETFDCVAAFDVIEHIQDLEQVADGVFRHLRPGGYFVFVVPVYDGPTGPIIHALDRDPTHLHKRSRQFWIDWLTGRFELVDWHGVYRYLLPLGYYVHLPTRRFRRFTPAIAVVARRPLESSAT, from the coding sequence ATGGCAGTGAGCTCGACTTTTGATCGCGACTACTTCGCCGCCAACTACGCCAACTATCAACGGCAGAACCCCGCGCGCAAGCTGGCGTTTTACCGTCACCTGATCGAACCGGCCGCCACCTGCGATCGGCCCGCCAAATTGTTGGAAATCGGCTGCGCGTTCGGCGGCTTTTTAGCGTCGCTTGACGACCGCTGGCGCTGCTGGGGGCTGGATGTGAGCGACTACGCTATTGAGCAGGCGCGGCTAGCGGCGCCGACGGCCACGCTGGCGGTGGCGAGCGGCGCGCGGATACCGTTTGCGGAGACGTTTGACTGCGTGGCCGCGTTCGATGTGATTGAGCACATTCAAGACCTGGAGCAGGTCGCCGATGGCGTTTTTCGGCATTTACGCCCGGGCGGATATTTTGTGTTTGTCGTGCCGGTTTACGATGGGCCGACGGGGCCGATTATTCACGCGCTCGACCGCGATCCCACGCATCTGCACAAGCGGTCGCGCCAATTCTGGATCGATTGGCTCACCGGCCGCTTCGAGTTGGTCGACTGGCACGGCGTGTATCGCTATCTGCTGCCGCTTGGCTATTACGTTCATCTCCCGACGCGGCGGTTTCGTCGGTTCACACCGGCCATCGCGGTGGTCGCGCGGCGGCCGCTGGAGAGTAGCGCGACTTGA
- a CDS encoding glycosyltransferase family 2 protein yields the protein MSQGQPAAPARVRPPRRVFIVLPAFNEAARIGRLLDNTDDALDEAGLAYQIIVIDDGSTDDTARIVRERALRMPILLKQHAQNQGLGATIRDGLLAAVELASPADVIITMDADDTHSPGLILRMVRLIREGFDVVIASRYQPGSRSIGVPWSRRVLSYGASWLFRVLYPISGVRDYTCGYRAYRAEVIQQAVRRYADDFLNQDGFQCMVDILLKLRPMQLVFGEVPFILRYDQKEGATKMRIGRTIRQTLAVLVQRKFTRWQ from the coding sequence ATGTCGCAAGGCCAGCCAGCAGCGCCCGCGCGCGTTCGCCCGCCGCGGCGGGTGTTCATCGTGCTGCCCGCCTTCAACGAGGCGGCGCGCATTGGCCGATTGCTCGACAACACCGACGACGCGCTGGACGAAGCGGGGCTGGCGTATCAGATCATCGTGATCGACGACGGCAGCACCGATGACACGGCGCGGATCGTTCGCGAGCGCGCCTTGCGCATGCCCATCTTGCTCAAGCAACACGCGCAAAACCAAGGACTAGGAGCGACGATTCGCGATGGGCTGTTGGCCGCTGTCGAGTTGGCGTCGCCGGCCGATGTGATCATCACGATGGACGCCGACGACACCCACTCGCCCGGCCTCATTCTGCGGATGGTGCGGCTGATCCGCGAGGGATTCGACGTGGTGATCGCCTCGCGCTATCAGCCCGGCTCGCGCTCGATTGGCGTCCCCTGGTCGCGCCGCGTGTTGAGCTATGGGGCAAGTTGGCTGTTTCGCGTATTGTACCCCATCTCGGGCGTGCGCGATTACACTTGTGGCTATCGGGCCTATCGGGCGGAGGTGATTCAACAGGCCGTGCGGCGCTACGCCGACGACTTTTTGAATCAAGACGGTTTTCAGTGCATGGTCGATATCCTGCTCAAGCTGCGTCCCATGCAACTGGTGTTTGGTGAAGTGCCGTTCATCTTGCGCTACGACCAGAAGGAGGGGGCGACCAAGATGCGGATTGGCCGCACCATACGGCAGACCTTGGCGGTGCTGGTCCAACGAAAGTTCACCCGATGGCAGTGA